Proteins encoded by one window of Lutibacter sp. A64:
- the cydB gene encoding cytochrome d ubiquinol oxidase subunit II → MELFWYIIIALVLAIFFVLDGYNFGTGIIHLFFAKKEKDKKVVAKAAGLFWDFNEVWLVAGGGMLFMAFPTFYASVFSGFYLPLIIVLWLIVFRAIGLEFRGQFNNKMWTSIWDTSFGISSLLLALFFGIALGNIVRGVNLGGVENSNSLYEAHYFFLPLWDSSFSPLTEHPGVIDWFTIIIGIIAVVTLAIHGATWIRLKTNASINEKLKKAIFNLNIALAVLTIFSLIIWQIVNPNALTNFIERPYLLIFPILYLIGLIGLFFIKKIKKDVHSFILSTLLIIGGITSSLASIFPVILPSTNPVNDSLTIYNTAASNYGLSVAFNWAIVGIILLAIYIIIQRRLLKGKIDKMDYGH, encoded by the coding sequence ATGGAACTATTTTGGTATATTATTATTGCACTTGTATTAGCTATTTTCTTTGTTTTAGATGGTTATAATTTTGGTACAGGTATTATTCATTTATTCTTTGCAAAAAAAGAAAAAGATAAAAAAGTTGTAGCTAAAGCTGCCGGACTATTTTGGGATTTTAATGAAGTTTGGCTTGTTGCAGGTGGTGGAATGCTCTTTATGGCTTTTCCAACATTTTATGCATCTGTATTTAGCGGTTTCTATTTACCACTAATTATTGTGCTTTGGTTAATTGTATTTAGAGCCATTGGGTTAGAGTTTAGAGGTCAGTTTAACAATAAAATGTGGACTTCAATATGGGATACTTCATTTGGTATTTCTAGCTTATTATTGGCTTTATTTTTTGGTATTGCCCTTGGAAACATAGTTAGAGGTGTAAATTTAGGAGGTGTTGAAAATAGTAATTCTTTATATGAAGCACATTACTTTTTCTTACCGTTATGGGACAGTAGTTTTAGTCCACTAACCGAACACCCTGGTGTTATAGATTGGTTTACAATAATTATTGGAATTATTGCTGTAGTAACTTTAGCAATTCACGGAGCTACGTGGATTCGCCTAAAAACAAATGCTTCTATTAATGAAAAATTAAAAAAAGCAATTTTTAATTTAAACATTGCCTTAGCTGTTTTAACCATATTCTCTTTAATTATATGGCAAATTGTTAATCCAAATGCCTTAACTAATTTTATTGAAAGACCATATTTATTAATTTTTCCAATTTTATATTTAATCGGGTTAATCGGATTGTTTTTTATTAAGAAAATTAAAAAAGATGTTCATAGTTTTATCCTTTCAACACTATTAATAATTGGAGGAATTACATCATCTTTAGCTTCAATATTCCCTGTAATATTACCTTCTACAAACCCAGTAAACGATTCATTAACAATTTACAATACAGCGGCCTCTAATTACGGATTATCTGTTGCATTTAATTGGGCAATTGTGGGTATTATTTTACTTGCAATTTATATTATTATTCAAAGAAGACTTTTAAAAGGAAAAATTGACAAGATGGATTACGGACATTAA
- a CDS encoding NifB/NifX family molybdenum-iron cluster-binding protein — MKIAIPTNDRISIAKRTGRASEFAFYTIENREIKSVIYKKNTHSHNNHDRNEGHHHGEHEEHDHSEHHEHGEHSHDDLLEILTDIDLILVRAVGKYMRKTLKKGDFEYKLVKIDPISEILKDYL, encoded by the coding sequence ATGAAAATAGCAATACCAACAAACGATAGAATCTCTATTGCAAAAAGAACTGGAAGAGCTTCAGAATTTGCATTTTACACCATTGAAAACAGAGAAATTAAATCTGTTATTTACAAAAAAAACACGCATAGTCACAATAACCACGACAGAAATGAAGGACATCATCATGGTGAACACGAAGAACACGACCATAGCGAGCATCATGAACATGGAGAACACAGTCACGACGATCTTTTAGAAATTTTAACTGATATAGATCTTATATTAGTTAGAGCCGTTGGAAAATACATGCGTAAAACACTAAAAAAAGGAGATTTCGAGTATAAATTAGTAAAAATTGATCCTATTTCTGAAATTTTAAAAGACTATTTATAA
- a CDS encoding SLC13 family permease — MSAILKDGFDVLDMKNYRMEKLPKREKSKFEQFLMRIGGPLAIISFVLILFVLKIPFLDNLDVSNLSESAHNNLENIGLEKFIFSNKAMLAIFVSSLILWITEAIPNYLTSLILIIALVLTQVLPEQVAYAQLGHKVMWLNIMSFVLASMLVATGVAKRFALWFIIKFGKSASSVILSFMVINVVLSLFISATTAKTAILLPVFMVVAAIYGASNGKKNNVGRNVLLQNLFQNNMGASSFLTGSGANLLAASLIAGAVGSDIFFSEWMVASFPVAMALMLIGWIIGIKIIFPIKKEESKPSIPGGMESLKKDLKDLGKISFTEIKSIVIFVSILALWVTDKWHGVSPTAVAFVGAIIALMPKIGIVKWNDVDIPWHLLLFSAGAYTLGAGFKVTDLPSISVNASFDALGFGAETPFWVLYVVLTAAMIFSALFMQSKTMRAMIFIPIAIGIATRFNFSIMSLAFPVAMLIEHVYTLPFNSKPALLSYSTNHYSMSDGFKFGFTMQIIAWVMSILMAMTYFKWLGITPNGLF, encoded by the coding sequence ATGAGTGCAATATTAAAAGACGGGTTTGACGTACTAGACATGAAAAATTATCGAATGGAGAAACTTCCCAAAAGGGAAAAATCTAAATTTGAACAATTTTTAATGCGAATTGGTGGGCCATTGGCAATTATTTCTTTTGTACTTATTTTATTTGTTTTAAAAATACCATTCTTAGATAATTTAGATGTCTCAAATTTAAGTGAAAGTGCACATAATAATCTAGAAAACATTGGGTTAGAAAAATTTATTTTTTCTAATAAAGCAATGCTAGCAATTTTTGTTTCTTCCTTAATTTTATGGATTACAGAAGCAATTCCAAATTATTTAACCTCGTTAATTTTGATAATAGCTTTGGTGTTAACACAAGTATTGCCAGAACAAGTGGCCTATGCACAATTAGGTCATAAAGTAATGTGGTTAAACATTATGTCGTTTGTTTTAGCCAGTATGTTAGTAGCAACCGGAGTAGCTAAAAGATTTGCACTTTGGTTTATAATTAAATTTGGAAAAAGTGCTTCGTCTGTTATTTTAAGTTTTATGGTTATTAATGTTGTATTGTCTTTATTTATTTCAGCAACTACTGCAAAAACAGCTATTTTATTACCAGTATTTATGGTAGTTGCTGCAATTTATGGAGCTTCAAACGGTAAAAAAAATAATGTAGGGCGTAATGTTTTACTTCAAAATTTATTTCAAAATAATATGGGAGCAAGTTCATTTTTAACGGGTTCTGGAGCTAATTTGTTAGCAGCATCGTTAATAGCTGGTGCCGTTGGAAGTGATATATTTTTCTCTGAATGGATGGTGGCATCATTTCCTGTAGCAATGGCTTTAATGTTAATTGGATGGATAATTGGTATTAAAATTATTTTTCCAATAAAAAAAGAAGAAAGTAAACCAAGTATTCCTGGAGGTATGGAAAGCCTTAAAAAGGATTTAAAAGATCTTGGTAAAATTTCGTTTACAGAAATTAAATCAATTGTAATTTTTGTAAGTATACTTGCCTTATGGGTTACAGATAAATGGCATGGTGTTAGTCCAACTGCTGTAGCTTTTGTTGGTGCAATTATTGCTTTAATGCCAAAAATTGGTATAGTAAAATGGAATGATGTAGATATTCCTTGGCATTTATTATTGTTCTCTGCCGGTGCTTATACTTTAGGAGCAGGCTTTAAAGTTACAGATCTTCCTTCAATTTCTGTAAATGCATCGTTTGATGCTTTAGGTTTTGGAGCAGAAACTCCGTTTTGGGTTTTATATGTTGTGCTTACTGCTGCAATGATTTTTAGTGCCTTATTTATGCAGTCTAAAACTATGCGAGCAATGATTTTTATTCCAATAGCTATAGGTATTGCAACACGTTTTAATTTTTCAATTATGAGTTTGGCATTTCCGGTAGCAATGTTAATAGAACATGTGTATACATTACCATTTAATAGTAAACCAGCGTTATTATCATACTCTACAAATCATTATAGTATGTCCGATGGATTTAAATTTGGTTTTACAATGCAGATAATAGCTTGGGTTATGTCTATACTAATGGCTATGACTTATTTTAAATGGTTGGGTATTACTCCAAATGGTTTATTTTAG
- a CDS encoding CYTH domain-containing protein codes for MAQEIERKFLVKNDDYKQESFNQTKIVQGFLSTVPERTVRIRIKGDRGYITVKGIGNKSGASRFEWEKEISVKDATDLLKISEPGVIDKTRFNVTSGEHTFEVDEFYGENEGLTVAEVELSSEDEDFVKPSWLGEEVTGQVKYYNSMLMKNPYKNWK; via the coding sequence ATGGCACAAGAAATAGAAAGAAAGTTTTTAGTAAAAAACGATGATTATAAACAAGAATCTTTTAATCAAACTAAAATAGTTCAAGGATTTTTATCAACCGTTCCAGAGCGTACGGTTCGTATTAGAATTAAAGGCGACAGAGGATATATTACAGTTAAAGGTATAGGAAATAAATCTGGAGCTTCTCGTTTTGAATGGGAAAAAGAAATTTCGGTAAAAGATGCTACCGATTTATTAAAAATAAGTGAACCAGGTGTAATAGATAAAACACGTTTTAATGTAACCTCTGGTGAACATACTTTTGAAGTTGATGAGTTTTATGGAGAAAATGAAGGCTTAACAGTTGCTGAGGTAGAACTTTCTTCAGAAGATGAAGACTTTGTTAAACCAAGTTGGTTAGGAGAAGAGGTAACAGGACAAGTAAAATATTACAATTCTATGTTAATGAAAAACCCATATAAAAACTGGAAATAG
- a CDS encoding SdiA-regulated domain-containing protein has protein sequence MECLHSSITTKKLACVFAQASTFKMIHLSKILSFTIVFMTSFLACDKGNVVENNNGKLELISSDKIAVVEASGLAINASGSTLYTVSDDTNNIYELSTTGEVLKKYKYDGNDVEGISVISNNKVVLVEERTKEVVEYDLTAKTYKKNKVIYSNNDSNSGLEGIAYNLNDNTLFVINEKEPGLLMRLRSDFSIIESYNLDFASDYSGIFHDKDLNVLWIVSDQSKTVNKCSLQGALIESYAINVSNAEGIVVTKDFIYIVSDSNSKLYKFKKPIK, from the coding sequence GTGGAATGTTTACACAGTTCAATAACAACTAAAAAACTAGCTTGTGTTTTTGCACAAGCTAGTACTTTTAAAATGATACATTTAAGTAAAATATTAAGTTTTACCATAGTTTTTATGACCTCTTTTTTAGCTTGTGATAAGGGCAATGTTGTAGAAAATAACAACGGTAAACTCGAGTTAATTTCAAGTGATAAAATTGCTGTTGTAGAAGCTTCAGGTTTAGCAATTAACGCTTCCGGTTCAACCTTGTATACTGTTAGTGATGATACCAATAATATTTATGAATTATCTACCACTGGAGAAGTACTGAAAAAATATAAATATGATGGAAATGATGTTGAAGGTATTTCAGTAATTTCTAATAATAAAGTAGTATTAGTAGAAGAAAGAACCAAAGAAGTTGTTGAATATGATTTAACTGCCAAAACTTATAAAAAAAATAAAGTTATCTATAGTAATAACGATTCTAACAGTGGTTTAGAAGGAATTGCTTATAACTTAAACGATAACACTTTATTTGTTATTAATGAAAAAGAACCAGGATTATTAATGCGATTAAGAAGCGATTTTTCAATTATAGAATCGTACAATTTAGATTTTGCATCAGATTATTCAGGTATTTTTCATGATAAAGATTTAAATGTATTATGGATCGTTAGCGATCAAAGTAAAACGGTTAATAAATGTAGTTTACAAGGAGCATTGATAGAAAGTTATGCTATAAATGTAAGTAATGCCGAAGGTATAGTGGTTACTAAAGATTTTATCTATATAGTAAGTGATTCAAATTCGAAACTCTACAAGTTTAAAAAACCAATAAAATAA
- a CDS encoding lamin tail domain-containing protein, with the protein MKNLKYIVLTIIMLSTTFSCVEDEIMTKDEPIVEGSVLKLNEIMSKDVGDNPDWIEVYNSGTTDMDISGYFLNDKATVGGYEIPSGTIIPAGGFYFVDANESGESISSGGEDVGLFEPNGTIVDHTVTPDMSSNVGLTWAREIDGAGQWKISSPTPNSSNGSVANTAPFLDASSITEFTDVYAVSVSDADGISSVKLVLIIGESVQSLDMALVDGEYKTSVPKANVGEVVKYYVVATDNTGLKSYYPSNGTNEPAEFSVVGGLSELSFEGEIDGNRGNVTFTATPLYPEQVDELRLYYLFPGEQQDEDNGFDDKTKIEMTQNGDTWEAVVPALNIEGEVHYYIRVEYVDGTKTYYPLEDGGDFNHDLGTTWPTYTVEAVNYDEVVETTITSTDGPLTSLTFPTNPIPGSDINLVLEYASSEEITEARVYFAVGDEPEYVKANKVSGEDDDTFTQTGVTINLKDVVTDGDELSLSETGAKVSFYVRISTDTAEYYYSNTGAMSLDNTPGGGDTDESDDFKDDPTLWNVYTVQ; encoded by the coding sequence ATGAAAAATTTAAAATATATAGTTCTAACAATTATTATGTTATCTACTACTTTTAGTTGTGTAGAGGATGAAATAATGACAAAAGATGAGCCTATTGTAGAAGGTAGTGTGCTGAAACTAAATGAAATTATGTCTAAGGATGTTGGAGATAACCCAGACTGGATTGAAGTTTACAATAGCGGTACAACCGATATGGATATCTCTGGTTACTTTTTAAATGATAAAGCAACAGTAGGTGGTTATGAAATACCTTCAGGAACAATTATACCAGCAGGTGGTTTTTACTTTGTTGATGCAAACGAATCTGGAGAGTCTATTAGTTCTGGAGGAGAAGATGTTGGTTTATTTGAGCCTAATGGAACAATTGTAGATCATACGGTTACACCAGATATGAGTAGTAATGTTGGGCTAACTTGGGCAAGAGAAATTGATGGTGCTGGCCAATGGAAAATTAGTTCTCCAACTCCAAATTCTTCAAATGGTTCTGTGGCAAATACAGCACCGTTTTTAGATGCTAGTTCTATTACTGAATTTACCGATGTTTATGCTGTAAGTGTTTCAGATGCCGATGGTATTTCTTCAGTAAAATTAGTGCTTATTATTGGTGAAAGCGTACAATCTCTAGATATGGCATTGGTAGATGGTGAATACAAAACTTCTGTACCTAAAGCAAATGTTGGAGAAGTTGTTAAATATTATGTAGTTGCAACAGATAATACAGGATTAAAATCGTATTACCCAAGTAACGGAACTAACGAACCTGCAGAGTTTTCAGTTGTTGGAGGTCTTAGTGAGTTAAGTTTTGAGGGCGAAATAGATGGTAATAGAGGTAATGTTACGTTTACTGCTACACCATTGTATCCAGAACAAGTTGATGAATTAAGATTGTATTACTTATTCCCAGGCGAACAACAAGATGAAGACAATGGTTTTGATGATAAAACTAAAATTGAAATGACTCAAAATGGTGATACTTGGGAAGCTGTAGTTCCTGCTCTTAATATAGAAGGTGAAGTTCATTATTATATTAGAGTTGAATATGTTGATGGAACAAAAACGTATTACCCACTGGAAGATGGTGGCGATTTTAATCACGATTTAGGTACAACTTGGCCTACTTATACAGTTGAAGCTGTAAATTATGATGAAGTTGTAGAGACAACTATTACTTCAACAGACGGGCCATTAACAAGTTTAACATTTCCAACAAACCCAATTCCAGGGTCTGATATTAATCTTGTTTTAGAATATGCAAGTTCAGAAGAAATTACAGAAGCTAGAGTTTATTTTGCTGTTGGTGATGAACCAGAATATGTAAAAGCTAATAAAGTATCTGGTGAAGATGATGATACATTTACACAAACCGGTGTAACTATTAATTTAAAAGATGTTGTTACAGATGGAGATGAATTATCTTTAAGTGAAACAGGAGCTAAAGTGTCATTCTATGTGCGTATTTCTACAGATACAGCAGAATATTATTATTCAAATACAGGTGCAATGTCTTTAGATAACACTCCAGGTGGAGGAGATACTGACGAATCTGATGATTTTAAAGACGATCCAACATTGTGGAATGTTTACACAGTTCAATAA
- a CDS encoding OprO/OprP family phosphate-selective porin — MKSKVSTLVVALILFGIGLNAQEKKDNIRINQYGQEVEAIPLHTEAQDGFIKWFSEDGNYKMWMDNRAQLDAYIFSNDALNELGNGITIRRMRFALKAEFWKNWYGEIDLDFESSGTEIKDAYLKYTADSKKWDIKAGHFKEGYGMETTTTSRYLLFMERSLASTFDPSRHLGFQTNIYANKFLFVAGVHFNTVGDAEEVTITKDANKDDGVDEGYSLTGRAVWAPINDNEKLLHLGVAATHRTPKTYWEGGAYRLSTRSHSVVNRKKFLDTDDISGVDNVFGYTFELAGKYKGVMFQGEYKEHNVNMIDGIDASFKGYYAQAAYLLLGGKHNYNTKEGEFTRITPGSDKGDIELALRYDFIDLNDFDASIYGGSAEGYSAGLNYYVNPNVKVALNYVYHNHDRFANGKGKLYVGHDASGNPTKDWSLVTEAEGDAGDDYGQVSLRLEVNF; from the coding sequence ATGAAAAGTAAAGTTAGTACATTAGTTGTAGCATTAATTCTATTTGGAATAGGGTTAAATGCCCAAGAAAAAAAGGATAATATTCGTATTAACCAATACGGACAAGAAGTAGAGGCAATTCCTCTACATACTGAGGCACAAGATGGTTTTATCAAGTGGTTTTCAGAAGATGGTAATTATAAAATGTGGATGGATAACAGAGCTCAATTAGATGCGTATATATTTTCTAATGATGCGTTAAATGAGCTAGGTAATGGTATTACAATTCGTAGAATGCGTTTTGCTTTAAAAGCTGAGTTTTGGAAAAACTGGTATGGTGAAATAGATTTGGATTTTGAAAGTTCTGGAACAGAGATTAAAGATGCTTATCTTAAATATACTGCAGATTCTAAAAAATGGGATATTAAAGCAGGGCATTTTAAAGAAGGTTATGGTATGGAAACTACTACAACTTCTAGATATCTATTATTTATGGAGCGTTCTTTAGCTTCAACATTCGACCCTTCTCGTCATTTAGGTTTTCAAACAAATATTTATGCAAATAAGTTTTTATTTGTTGCAGGTGTTCACTTTAATACAGTTGGTGATGCTGAAGAAGTTACTATAACAAAAGATGCCAATAAAGATGATGGTGTAGATGAAGGATATTCATTGACAGGTAGAGCTGTTTGGGCACCTATTAATGACAATGAAAAGTTACTACATTTAGGTGTTGCCGCTACACATAGAACTCCAAAAACATATTGGGAAGGCGGTGCTTATAGACTTAGTACACGTTCTCATTCAGTAGTAAATAGAAAAAAATTCTTAGATACTGATGATATTTCAGGAGTAGATAATGTTTTTGGTTATACGTTTGAATTAGCAGGAAAATATAAAGGGGTTATGTTTCAAGGAGAATATAAAGAACATAATGTTAATATGATTGATGGTATTGATGCTTCTTTTAAAGGTTATTATGCACAAGCAGCCTATTTATTATTAGGTGGTAAACATAATTACAATACTAAAGAAGGTGAATTTACAAGAATTACACCCGGTTCTGATAAAGGAGATATTGAATTAGCTTTACGTTACGATTTTATTGATTTAAACGATTTTGATGCTTCAATTTATGGAGGATCAGCTGAAGGATATTCAGCAGGTTTAAATTACTATGTTAATCCTAATGTAAAAGTTGCTCTAAATTATGTGTATCATAACCATGACCGTTTTGCAAATGGAAAAGGTAAATTGTATGTAGGACATGATGCTTCTGGAAATCCAACTAAAGATTGGTCTTTAGTAACAGAAGCAGAAGGTGATGCAGGAGACGATTATGGTCAGGTTTCTTTAAGACTTGAAGTTAATTTTTAA
- a CDS encoding inorganic phosphate transporter yields MFLFFLSSGLFLGWSLGANDAANIFGSAVGSKMVKFSVAVIIASIFVILGAVLQGAGASDTLGKLGSVNAIGGAFTVALCAGVTVFWMTRLKLPVSTSQAIIGAIIGWNFYSGNTTDITVLGRIVSTWVAGPILGAIFAILLYLLLKFFLERSQIHLIKLDAYLKYALLIIGAFGAYSLGANNVANVVGVFIPSVPDLYLDFGFFALDGVQLLFLVGGISIAVGIATYSKKVMMTVGNELMKLSAEAALVIVLAHAMVLFIFSSSSLSNAIQSIGLPAIPLVPVSSSQAIVGAIMGVGLLKGGRGIKFNILGRISLGWVTTPIIAGFVSFMSLFFMDNVFKLEVFNETNTALTSVTTNLNNLPTLSETTLNINLFQPLLYGIIVILIVVIIVLVLKLTNDKLHSKDEESTDIVRKYKAQEAFLKTELTKVNSENAELEKEIEFKRKEQMNIALSIIQKNRFLEKLRTKIDAIINKSDTNQEELSNLKKLIVENLSIDKDRQRFNIYINELNRDFYFRLLNRYPNLTENEQHLCALVRLNLSSKDMASILNISTKSVEVNRHRLRKKMHLKRENNLSEIISKL; encoded by the coding sequence ATGTTTTTATTCTTTTTATCAAGTGGTTTATTTTTAGGTTGGTCTTTAGGAGCCAACGATGCAGCTAATATATTTGGATCTGCAGTAGGATCTAAAATGGTGAAATTTAGTGTAGCTGTTATTATTGCTTCTATTTTCGTTATTTTAGGGGCTGTATTACAGGGAGCTGGTGCATCGGATACACTTGGTAAATTAGGATCTGTAAATGCTATAGGTGGTGCTTTTACTGTTGCTCTTTGTGCAGGTGTTACAGTTTTTTGGATGACTCGTTTAAAATTACCTGTATCTACGTCACAAGCAATTATTGGTGCAATTATTGGTTGGAATTTTTATTCTGGGAATACAACAGATATTACTGTTTTAGGTAGAATTGTTAGTACTTGGGTAGCAGGGCCAATTTTGGGAGCTATTTTTGCAATTTTATTGTATTTATTGTTGAAATTCTTTCTTGAAAGAAGTCAAATTCATCTCATAAAATTAGATGCTTATTTAAAATATGCACTTTTAATAATAGGTGCTTTTGGTGCTTATAGTTTGGGAGCAAATAATGTAGCAAATGTTGTAGGTGTATTTATACCTTCTGTACCTGATCTTTATTTAGACTTTGGATTTTTTGCCTTAGATGGTGTTCAATTATTATTTTTAGTGGGTGGTATTTCTATTGCCGTAGGTATAGCAACTTATTCAAAAAAAGTTATGATGACTGTGGGTAACGAATTAATGAAATTATCTGCAGAAGCTGCTTTGGTTATAGTATTAGCACATGCTATGGTATTGTTTATTTTTTCATCCTCTTCTTTATCAAATGCGATACAAAGTATTGGCTTACCAGCAATACCATTGGTGCCGGTTTCAAGTTCGCAGGCCATTGTTGGTGCAATTATGGGGGTTGGTTTATTAAAAGGTGGTAGAGGTATTAAATTTAATATATTGGGTAGAATTTCATTAGGTTGGGTTACTACACCAATAATTGCTGGTTTTGTTTCTTTTATGTCGTTGTTTTTTATGGATAATGTATTTAAACTAGAAGTGTTTAATGAAACAAATACAGCTTTAACATCTGTAACTACCAATCTTAATAATTTACCAACTTTATCGGAAACTACTTTAAATATTAACTTATTTCAACCTTTGTTATATGGCATAATTGTAATACTAATAGTTGTAATAATTGTTTTAGTATTAAAATTAACAAACGATAAATTACATTCTAAAGACGAGGAGTCTACAGATATTGTTAGAAAGTATAAAGCCCAAGAGGCCTTTTTAAAGACAGAATTAACCAAAGTTAATTCGGAAAATGCAGAGCTTGAAAAAGAAATTGAATTTAAAAGAAAAGAGCAAATGAATATTGCTTTAAGTATTATTCAAAAGAATCGTTTTTTAGAAAAGTTACGAACTAAAATTGATGCAATAATTAATAAATCTGATACCAATCAAGAAGAGCTTTCAAACTTAAAAAAATTAATTGTTGAAAATTTAAGTATTGATAAAGATCGTCAGCGTTTTAATATTTATATCAACGAATTAAATAGAGATTTTTATTTCAGATTGTTAAATAGGTATCCAAATTTAACCGAAAACGAACAGCATTTGTGTGCTTTAGTACGCTTAAATTTAAGTTCAAAAGATATGGCTTCAATTTTAAATATTTCAACAAAAAGTGTTGAGGTTAATAGGCATAGACTACGAAAGAAAATGCATTTAAAACGCGAAAATAATTTATCGGAAATAATCAGTAAACTATAA
- a CDS encoding DUF47 domain-containing protein, with protein sequence MIRIFKTSKNVILNIDEYFDTVELGILNFKEGINNYLEGNLSEFENNLDKVNKQEESADAIIRKIENDFYVHSLMPNYSSDILSLLEKTDDIIDKIKDNLSQFDVEDPYFPEDIKNDFSRLVSLSVKSAENVIPAARVFFTAPNLVKDKLQKVIFYERETEKLATKIKRTLFKDMPFLKLSEKIHLRYFTLHVEQVAEASKVVAKLLSSLVIKIKM encoded by the coding sequence ATGATTAGAATATTTAAAACTTCAAAAAATGTTATTCTAAATATTGATGAATATTTTGATACTGTTGAGTTAGGGATATTAAACTTTAAAGAAGGTATCAATAATTATTTAGAAGGGAATCTTTCTGAGTTTGAAAACAATTTAGATAAAGTTAATAAACAGGAAGAATCTGCTGATGCAATAATTAGAAAGATTGAAAATGATTTTTATGTACATTCTTTAATGCCTAATTATTCGAGTGATATTTTAAGTTTATTAGAAAAAACGGATGATATTATAGATAAGATAAAAGATAATTTAAGTCAGTTTGATGTAGAAGATCCATATTTTCCAGAAGATATAAAAAATGATTTCTCAAGGTTGGTTTCTTTATCTGTAAAGTCTGCTGAAAATGTAATACCAGCAGCAAGAGTTTTTTTTACGGCACCTAATTTAGTAAAAGATAAGTTACAAAAAGTAATTTTTTACGAACGTGAAACTGAAAAATTAGCAACCAAAATAAAAAGAACATTGTTTAAAGACATGCCTTTTTTAAAGTTAAGTGAAAAAATACATTTACGTTATTTTACATTACATGTAGAGCAGGTTGCCGAAGCATCAAAAGTAGTTGCTAAACTGCTTTCTTCGTTAGTTATAAAAATAAAAATGTAA
- a CDS encoding META domain-containing protein, with product MNTKNIIFSLITLVIISCNTTKKANTEIKASSDIKQEITNNNPITEKYWKLKTLSGKDIKMDEKQEREIYFTLKPDENRVVGFAGCNNFSGTFTIEEGNRIRFKQIFSTLKACPDLNINESEFLKIFNLVDNYTINGDTLNLNIGKRAPLAIFEAVYF from the coding sequence ATGAATACAAAAAACATAATATTCTCATTAATCACACTAGTAATAATAAGTTGCAACACAACAAAAAAAGCAAACACAGAAATAAAAGCTAGCTCAGACATAAAACAAGAAATTACAAATAACAATCCGATTACCGAAAAATATTGGAAATTAAAAACTTTATCTGGAAAGGATATTAAAATGGATGAAAAACAAGAAAGAGAAATCTATTTTACTTTAAAGCCTGATGAAAATAGAGTTGTTGGATTTGCTGGATGCAATAACTTTAGTGGAACTTTTACAATAGAAGAAGGAAATCGCATTCGTTTTAAACAAATATTTTCAACACTAAAAGCTTGTCCAGACCTAAACATCAACGAATCTGAATTTTTAAAAATATTTAATCTTGTAGATAACTACACCATAAATGGAGACACCTTAAATTTAAATATTGGAAAGCGTGCACCTTTAGCCATTTTTGAAGCTGTCTATTTTTAA